A genomic window from Methanobacterium sp. BRmetb2 includes:
- a CDS encoding cytochrome B5, with protein MKQFTLEELKKFNGKGGKRAYVAYKGKIYDVSHSFLWQNGEHQVTHSAGEDLSPALEKAPHGVDLLEKFPVVGVLKKG; from the coding sequence ATGAAACAGTTCACCTTGGAAGAACTTAAAAAATTCAATGGAAAAGGTGGTAAGCGGGCATATGTAGCTTACAAAGGTAAAATTTACGATGTTTCTCATAGTTTTCTCTGGCAGAATGGTGAACACCAGGTAACCCACAGTGCTGGAGAAGATTTAAGTCCTGCTCTGGAGAAAGCTCCTCACGGCGTTGATTTACTGGAAAAATTCCCAGTGGTAGGAGTATTAAAGAAGGGATAA
- a CDS encoding DNA protection protein DPS (play a key role in DNA protection against oxidative stress by oxidizing Fe(II) to Fe(III); induced by iron depletion and hydrogen peroxide) gives MAKVTREMVENTGINVDELVELLVKNAAAELTTFYYYTILRVNLIGLEGEGIKEIAETARIEDRNHFEALVPRIYELGGEIPQDMKEFHDISGCPPAYLPEKTNDVNKILEVLVGAERCAVRQYTNICNLTAGKDHRTYDLSLSILNEEIQHESWFSEFLGEGPSGHFMRRGDTSPFVSKFLE, from the coding sequence ATGGCAAAAGTTACTCGTGAAATGGTTGAAAACACTGGTATAAATGTTGATGAACTGGTTGAACTCCTGGTTAAAAATGCTGCAGCAGAATTAACTACCTTCTATTATTACACAATCTTAAGAGTGAACCTCATAGGATTGGAAGGAGAAGGTATAAAAGAAATTGCAGAAACAGCGCGTATAGAGGATCGTAACCACTTTGAAGCGTTGGTACCAAGAATATACGAATTGGGCGGTGAAATACCACAGGACATGAAAGAATTCCATGATATATCTGGATGTCCTCCTGCTTACCTGCCTGAAAAGACCAACGACGTTAATAAAATTTTAGAGGTTCTGGTGGGAGCAGAAAGATGTGCCGTCAGGCAGTACACCAATATCTGTAATTTAACTGCAGGTAAAGATCACAGGACCTATGATCTGTCGCTTTCCATACTAAATGAGGAGATTCAGCATGAATCCTGGTTTTCAGAGTTCCTGGGAGAAGGACCATCTGGACATTTCATGCGTAGGGGTGATACATCACCATTTGTATCTAAATTCCTGGAATAA
- the dacB gene encoding D-alanyl-D-alanine carboxypeptidase/D-alanyl-D-alanine-endopeptidase, giving the protein MVNEYKIISIVIVSLIFVVAVLGNFTTAQDVNDTNNTSTNTTNVSYNLSSDINSITNTSYYNQSTWGILVEDMDTGEIIFEKNSEQMFVPGSVTKIFICAAALNAYGPDYKFETPVYYTGDLDDEGALKGNLVLVASGDPTMNGRNTPDNKINFTNLDHGDANAIDGVTLTPENHLSGLDELARQVKASGIKRIDGNVIIDDRLFETVASPTGEYMISPIMINDNLIDFEISPGKVGENATVNWRPKTSIYNVTSQIVTVESGKANITVNDHGNGKIVLKGQIPANSTPIIRTFTVRDPSNFARSLFIEALKREGITVTSSVKADNHLELLNNTTTYEENNKVAVLTSLPFSENIKLILKVNQNQQADTLVSLLAAKNGDKTFDQGMALEGSFLNKAGVNSDSIALSDGRGGSPSDRISPQTTNQLLKYVSQQSYFQNFYDSLPIMGYDGTLSGIVNNSSSIYGKVRAKTGTTLSDDKLYDRGILLSKSLAGYMTTKSGKKLIISIFVNNVPIDTVEQGMSVQNDINSVLEDIYQAY; this is encoded by the coding sequence ATGGTAAATGAGTATAAAATCATCTCAATTGTAATAGTGTCGCTTATTTTTGTTGTTGCAGTATTGGGAAACTTCACCACTGCCCAGGATGTGAATGATACCAATAATACTTCAACTAATACTACTAATGTATCTTATAACTTATCATCAGACATAAATTCCATAACTAATACCTCTTATTATAATCAGTCCACCTGGGGTATACTGGTTGAGGACATGGATACTGGTGAAATTATTTTTGAAAAAAATAGTGAACAGATGTTTGTACCTGGATCCGTTACTAAAATCTTTATTTGTGCTGCTGCCCTGAATGCTTATGGTCCCGATTACAAGTTTGAAACTCCCGTCTACTACACCGGAGACTTGGACGATGAAGGAGCACTTAAAGGTAACCTGGTACTGGTGGCCAGTGGCGATCCCACCATGAATGGTCGTAACACCCCTGACAACAAAATAAATTTTACCAACCTGGATCATGGTGATGCAAATGCCATAGATGGAGTTACATTAACCCCAGAAAATCATTTAAGTGGACTGGATGAACTGGCCCGGCAGGTTAAAGCTTCAGGTATAAAGCGAATAGATGGTAATGTGATTATTGATGACCGGCTTTTTGAAACTGTAGCCTCACCTACTGGAGAATATATGATTAGTCCTATAATGATAAATGACAATCTCATAGATTTTGAAATTTCACCAGGCAAAGTAGGAGAAAATGCTACAGTAAATTGGAGACCCAAAACCAGTATATACAATGTGACCTCCCAGATTGTTACCGTGGAATCTGGAAAGGCCAACATCACTGTTAATGATCATGGTAATGGTAAAATTGTACTTAAAGGTCAGATTCCAGCTAATTCCACCCCTATTATTCGAACTTTTACTGTTAGGGATCCATCCAATTTTGCCAGATCACTTTTTATTGAAGCACTAAAAAGAGAAGGAATCACTGTCACATCTTCAGTAAAGGCTGATAATCACCTGGAATTATTAAATAATACTACCACTTATGAAGAAAATAACAAAGTGGCTGTTCTAACATCACTACCTTTCAGCGAGAATATTAAGTTAATCTTAAAGGTCAATCAGAATCAGCAGGCCGATACACTGGTTTCACTTTTAGCTGCCAAAAATGGAGATAAAACCTTTGACCAGGGTATGGCACTGGAAGGATCATTTCTAAATAAAGCTGGTGTTAACTCGGATAGCATTGCACTTAGTGATGGTCGTGGAGGATCTCCATCTGATCGGATAAGTCCACAGACCACTAACCAGCTTTTAAAATATGTGTCCCAGCAGTCTTACTTCCAGAATTTCTACGACAGCCTGCCTATCATGGGATATGATGGAACTCTATCCGGAATCGTAAACAATAGCAGTTCCATTTATGGTAAGGTCAGAGCTAAAACTGGTACAACCTTAAGTGATGATAAACTCTATGACCGGGGCATTCTTCTTAGTAAATCGCTGGCTGGTTACATGACTACTAAAAGCGGGAAAAAATTAATCATCTCTATCTTCGTTAATAATGTACCAATCGACACTGTGGAACAAGGTATGTCTGTTCAAAATGATATAAATAGTGTTTTAGAAGATATTTACCAAGCTTATTAA
- a CDS encoding histidinol-phosphatase, translating into MKYDLHVHSKYSSDGFVEPEKIVKTAEKIGLAGIAITDHDTIKGGLMAKKFKTENVEVIVGCEVTTNQGEIIGLFLNQEIKSNNHVEVMDEIKAQDGVVVIPHPFDTMRKATYRPRQDYIKYLDCIEVFNSRCITQKYNEQAKSFANKYNLNTCAGSDAHFINEMGNAGVIIENDLKKSLKNNKVEIFGRKSSILNHGLTKIVKMYRKSG; encoded by the coding sequence ATGAAGTACGATTTACATGTACACTCTAAATACTCATCTGACGGTTTTGTAGAACCGGAAAAAATAGTTAAAACTGCCGAAAAAATAGGATTGGCAGGGATTGCCATAACAGATCACGACACTATAAAAGGCGGATTAATGGCCAAAAAATTCAAGACCGAGAACGTTGAGGTTATAGTGGGATGTGAAGTTACCACCAACCAGGGCGAAATAATAGGACTATTTTTAAACCAGGAAATTAAATCCAACAACCATGTAGAAGTTATGGATGAGATAAAAGCTCAAGATGGAGTAGTTGTTATACCTCACCCTTTTGATACCATGCGCAAAGCCACTTACCGGCCCCGGCAGGATTATATCAAATATTTAGATTGTATTGAAGTCTTTAATTCCCGGTGCATAACCCAAAAATATAATGAACAAGCTAAGTCTTTTGCCAATAAGTATAATCTCAACACCTGTGCCGGTAGCGATGCCCATTTTATTAATGAAATGGGTAATGCAGGAGTTATAATAGAGAATGATCTCAAAAAATCCCTTAAAAATAACAAAGTCGAAATATTTGGCAGGAAATCCTCAATCTTAAACCATGGCCTTACCAAGATCGTTAAAATGTATAGAAAAAGTGGTTAA
- a CDS encoding TIGR04076 family protein, producing the protein MIEISVHKIKGRCPVHEVGDKIIIKDPEIIVDKTDKICTHALSTILHYTTILEHNWCPVELGLTHKKDPQHAYMQCVDPGSPYTDGGTVIFRCKKIEEE; encoded by the coding sequence TTGATTGAAATATCCGTCCACAAAATAAAGGGTAGATGTCCGGTTCATGAAGTGGGTGATAAAATTATAATTAAAGACCCTGAAATAATAGTTGATAAAACGGACAAAATCTGTACCCATGCACTTTCAACCATCCTGCACTACACAACCATCCTCGAGCACAACTGGTGCCCAGTGGAACTTGGATTGACCCATAAAAAAGACCCCCAACATGCTTATATGCAGTGTGTTGACCCTGGATCTCCCTACACTGATGGTGGTACTGTGATATTTAGGTGCAAAAAAATAGAGGAGGAATAA
- a CDS encoding lipopolysaccharide O-side chain biosynthesis protein codes for MTTAKKIAKNTGVLVLSQIITYLLGFIYIVYVARYLGAAGYGILSFGLAFTGIFAVAVDLGLNTITTRDLSRDIKKTSNYLTNVTTIKLILSVIVFLLIAVTINLLDYPSQTVMVVYFLGLYVIVAAFSQMFYAIYQAYEEMEYQSIGQVLNTALILVFTLIAIYYQADVILVSAIYLLGSMVVLLYNLIITYWKFSKFHLGLEKSFWSFKIREALPFGLTSIYGTIYTYIDSVMLSLMQGDVVVGWYSAAYRLILIVLYLPGIINQAIFPVMSKFYISSDDILRKVQEKFFKYMLILGFPIGVGTTVLSNKIILLIFGAGFLPSIFALQVLIWTIVITFCGAAFVKLFEASGRQMVITKVTGVGVAVNIVLNLILIPLYSFIGASIATVLTEMVVVGSIIALSYRVGYGLPIKENIIIILKVAVSGLVMGAVLWYFNYLNLLILIILGVLIYIVVLFITKIFDKEDLTLLRNILKINKNEDEN; via the coding sequence ATGACCACTGCAAAAAAAATTGCCAAGAACACCGGAGTTCTGGTCCTATCACAGATAATAACCTACCTACTCGGATTCATTTACATAGTGTACGTGGCCCGTTATTTAGGTGCGGCAGGGTACGGTATACTTTCATTTGGGCTTGCATTTACTGGAATATTTGCAGTGGCCGTTGATCTTGGACTTAACACCATCACCACACGTGATCTGTCCCGTGATATCAAAAAAACTTCGAACTATTTAACTAATGTAACCACCATTAAACTCATTTTATCAGTAATTGTTTTCTTACTGATAGCTGTCACCATCAACCTTTTAGATTATCCCTCCCAGACAGTCATGGTGGTCTACTTTTTAGGCTTGTATGTAATAGTTGCAGCCTTCAGTCAAATGTTTTATGCTATTTACCAGGCCTATGAGGAGATGGAATATCAATCTATAGGCCAGGTATTAAATACGGCGCTGATCCTTGTATTCACCTTAATTGCCATATATTATCAGGCCGATGTCATTTTAGTATCTGCTATTTACCTTTTGGGAAGCATGGTTGTACTGTTATACAATCTAATCATAACCTACTGGAAGTTTAGTAAATTCCATTTAGGACTTGAAAAGAGTTTCTGGAGTTTTAAAATCAGGGAAGCATTACCTTTTGGATTAACATCAATATATGGGACTATTTACACTTACATTGACTCGGTAATGTTATCACTTATGCAGGGAGACGTGGTGGTGGGATGGTATTCTGCAGCTTACCGGTTGATATTAATTGTTTTATATCTTCCTGGTATTATTAATCAGGCCATTTTTCCGGTAATGAGCAAATTCTACATCTCTTCTGATGACATACTTCGAAAGGTTCAGGAGAAATTCTTTAAATATATGTTGATATTGGGATTTCCCATAGGGGTGGGTACTACTGTTCTATCAAATAAAATAATTTTACTGATATTTGGTGCTGGATTTTTACCATCTATATTTGCCCTTCAAGTTTTAATATGGACAATTGTAATTACTTTCTGCGGAGCTGCATTTGTAAAGCTATTTGAGGCTTCTGGCCGGCAAATGGTCATAACTAAGGTCACAGGCGTAGGGGTTGCAGTAAATATAGTCCTTAACTTAATTTTAATCCCTTTATATAGTTTCATTGGTGCCAGCATTGCCACAGTTTTAACTGAAATGGTGGTGGTGGGAAGCATCATAGCCTTAAGCTACCGGGTAGGTTACGGGTTACCAATAAAAGAGAATATAATTATCATTTTAAAGGTTGCAGTCTCTGGTCTGGTGATGGGGGCTGTATTATGGTACTTTAACTATCTCAATCTCTTAATATTAATTATTTTAGGAGTTTTAATATATATAGTAGTCTTATTCATTACCAAAATTTTTGATAAAGAGGATTTAACCCTTTTAAGGAATATTTTAAAAATAAATAAAAATGAAGATGAAAACTAG
- a CDS encoding TIGR00374 family protein produces MNKNRLWAIILFAVIVYLLMAIYADFDELLKAIESFNWIYLVLLIILTTIGYFIRFFKWNYFLKQAQVKIGLKDNLFVFFSGLAMIITPAKLGEIWKGWLIKEINGEDLGKTVPVVIVDRFTDLISLLLLSLLGFLYYEEGMCILAVFLIIFFAFIIMIKSKRLSNYLLTFLERRAGKYSRDIKTMHYTFQETMSFKNLLSMSLLGVLAWFFECLGLYMVVQGFGDHISLMLSIFIFSFASLAGAVSMIPGGLGVAEATLSGLLKLFGLSSTIAIGTALIIRFGTLWYGALLGVVVYLIFKNRIKTEKLDEKIE; encoded by the coding sequence ATGAATAAAAACAGATTGTGGGCAATAATACTCTTTGCAGTTATAGTATATCTATTAATGGCCATATACGCTGATTTTGATGAGTTATTAAAGGCTATTGAAAGTTTTAACTGGATATACTTAGTTTTACTTATAATATTAACCACCATTGGCTATTTTATACGGTTTTTCAAATGGAACTATTTTCTGAAACAGGCCCAGGTTAAGATCGGTTTGAAAGATAATCTATTCGTATTTTTCAGTGGATTGGCCATGATTATAACTCCTGCTAAACTGGGAGAGATATGGAAAGGCTGGTTAATAAAAGAGATAAATGGAGAAGATCTGGGTAAAACCGTACCCGTGGTTATAGTGGATAGATTCACTGACCTTATATCCCTGTTATTATTATCTCTTTTAGGTTTCCTTTACTATGAAGAGGGAATGTGTATACTGGCCGTTTTTCTTATCATATTTTTTGCATTTATTATCATGATTAAATCAAAAAGACTCTCTAATTATCTGCTAACCTTTCTGGAGAGAAGAGCAGGTAAATATTCACGAGACATTAAAACCATGCACTACACATTCCAGGAAACAATGAGCTTCAAAAATCTTCTATCAATGTCCCTATTAGGTGTTTTAGCCTGGTTTTTTGAATGTTTAGGATTATATATGGTTGTGCAGGGTTTTGGAGATCACATCAGTTTAATGCTGTCAATTTTCATATTCAGTTTTGCTTCTCTAGCCGGGGCAGTTAGCATGATACCTGGAGGTTTAGGTGTAGCCGAAGCAACCCTTTCTGGTTTGTTAAAATTGTTTGGACTGAGTTCAACCATAGCCATAGGTACTGCCCTAATAATTAGATTTGGAACATTGTGGTATGGGGCCTTGCTAGGTGTAGTTGTATATTTAATCTTTAAAAATAGGATTAAAACAGAAAAACTAGATGAAAAAATAGAATAA
- a CDS encoding ZIP family metal transporter translates to MNSFVNFHPVIQALIATIFTWFMTAAGASTVFFTVKMNRKILDGSLGFAAGVMIAASFWSLLAPAIEMSSGQGLLNWLPASLGFLTGGLFLAVVDRVIPHLHPGCALEEAEGIKTTWHRNRLLLIAVTLHNIPEGLAVGVAFGAAASNLTITSLAAAISLAIGIGIQNFPEGMAVSLPLRGEGLSRQKSFWYGQLSGLVEPVAGVVGALMVTIFTGLLPYALSFAAGAMIFVVIEDIIPECQREGNIDLATLTAMIGFTLMMILDVALG, encoded by the coding sequence ATGAACTCTTTTGTTAATTTTCACCCAGTTATACAGGCACTGATTGCCACTATTTTCACCTGGTTTATGACTGCAGCTGGTGCTTCAACCGTTTTTTTTACCGTTAAAATGAATCGTAAAATCTTGGACGGTTCTCTTGGGTTTGCTGCAGGTGTTATGATCGCTGCCAGTTTCTGGTCACTTTTAGCACCTGCTATTGAGATGTCCAGCGGACAGGGCCTTCTTAACTGGCTGCCGGCAAGTTTAGGTTTTCTAACTGGGGGTCTGTTTCTGGCAGTGGTAGATCGGGTAATTCCCCATTTACATCCAGGATGTGCCCTGGAAGAAGCTGAAGGTATAAAAACAACCTGGCACCGTAATCGTCTTTTGTTAATTGCCGTAACTCTACATAACATCCCTGAAGGCCTGGCTGTAGGCGTGGCCTTTGGAGCAGCTGCTTCCAACCTGACCATTACCAGTCTGGCTGCAGCAATATCCCTGGCCATTGGTATTGGAATCCAGAACTTCCCAGAGGGTATGGCAGTATCCCTACCCCTTAGAGGAGAAGGTTTATCTCGCCAGAAGAGTTTCTGGTATGGGCAGTTATCTGGACTGGTGGAACCTGTAGCAGGAGTCGTGGGGGCCCTTATGGTCACTATATTTACCGGCCTTCTGCCCTATGCTTTGAGCTTTGCTGCTGGAGCCATGATCTTCGTGGTTATTGAGGACATTATTCCAGAGTGCCAACGGGAAGGAAATATAGATCTGGCCACTTTAACTGCCATGATTGGGTTTACCTTAATGATGATCCTAGATGTGGCCTTAGGTTAA
- a CDS encoding iron-sulfur cluster-binding protein: MSKVAVLETSPSTVIYDYKRAMDLVGYPKHIPPMNKTILKLNLSWTLYYPACSTPPWQLDGVLNCLKEDGYEDILGVENQTVVTHPWKGAYYNKWLPLLEKYGIQFQPLTDVKWVEYDVKSEMLAMDEIFGEIWIPEIFIDTNVIHFPTMKTHGHTTTTGAMKNAFGGLIPKYRHHAHKKIHEVLVDLLSIQKEIHAGVLAVMDGCVCGDGAGPRTMEPYYGNLILASSDQVAIDAVAASIMGFEPMKIDYIKMAHDRGLGIGDVDQIEIVGVDESQLKSLNFNFQTKRSPVIRWDQRLRKKTMNIKWLHNLLFNSPLFKTFIFASEYYHDHLWYPLIGKKKIDQFKKTPWGGLFDRYKYGKFPEYEEVREWDPY; encoded by the coding sequence ATGTCAAAGGTAGCAGTTTTAGAAACATCACCATCTACTGTGATTTATGATTATAAAAGGGCTATGGATCTGGTAGGATACCCAAAACATATTCCACCAATGAATAAAACCATTTTAAAACTTAATTTATCCTGGACTCTTTATTATCCGGCTTGTTCTACTCCACCATGGCAGTTGGATGGAGTTCTAAACTGTTTAAAGGAAGATGGTTATGAAGATATTTTAGGAGTGGAAAACCAGACAGTGGTAACCCATCCTTGGAAGGGTGCTTATTATAATAAATGGCTTCCTCTCCTTGAAAAGTATGGTATCCAGTTCCAGCCATTAACTGATGTTAAATGGGTTGAATATGATGTTAAATCTGAAATGTTGGCTATGGATGAGATTTTTGGGGAAATCTGGATCCCGGAGATTTTCATTGATACTAATGTTATCCATTTTCCCACCATGAAAACCCACGGCCACACCACCACCACCGGCGCCATGAAGAATGCCTTTGGAGGATTAATACCCAAATACCGGCATCACGCCCACAAGAAGATACACGAAGTACTGGTGGATCTTTTATCCATACAGAAAGAGATACATGCCGGGGTCTTGGCAGTGATGGACGGGTGTGTCTGCGGTGATGGGGCCGGGCCCCGTACCATGGAGCCCTACTACGGTAACCTTATACTGGCCAGCTCTGATCAGGTGGCAATAGATGCTGTTGCAGCAAGTATTATGGGATTTGAACCAATGAAAATTGACTACATTAAAATGGCTCATGATAGAGGTCTGGGAATAGGGGATGTGGACCAGATAGAAATAGTGGGTGTGGATGAAAGTCAATTAAAAAGTTTGAACTTCAATTTCCAAACCAAAAGAAGTCCAGTTATCCGCTGGGATCAACGGCTTAGAAAGAAGACTATGAATATTAAATGGCTTCACAACCTCTTATTTAACTCGCCACTTTTTAAAACATTTATTTTTGCCTCAGAATATTACCACGACCACCTATGGTATCCCCTTATTGGTAAAAAAAAGATTGATCAATTTAAAAAGACCCCATGGGGGGGACTCTTTGATAGATATAAATATGGTAAGTTTCCGGAATATGAAGAAGTAAGAGAATGGGATCCCTACTAA
- a CDS encoding dolichyl-phosphate mannose synthase has product MAKITAILPAYNEEISIGSMVLRTAQYVDQVIVVDDGSTDKTAQIAEMAGAEVASHSTNRGKGAALKTGFNMAKDADVVVTIDADGQHYPEEIPALIKPILEGEADVVNGSRYINGKDENTPRYRRVGQKVLDKASNISSGLDITDTQSGYRAFAKHTIPLFRFQDTGYGVESEMLVDAAKNDMRIVEVEIGVRYDVKSSSRHPISQGIQVLTRIIRDVEIKKPLYYFTIPGLIIVVVGIIISLFFIRDYITGKSITMAPTLLMIMFTLAGIFMTFTGIILDSISRLIERTINK; this is encoded by the coding sequence ATGGCTAAAATAACAGCAATACTGCCTGCATATAACGAGGAAATTTCCATAGGAAGTATGGTGCTTAGAACTGCCCAGTACGTGGACCAGGTTATTGTAGTGGATGACGGAAGTACCGATAAAACAGCTCAGATTGCAGAGATGGCTGGTGCAGAGGTTGCAAGCCACTCCACCAATAGGGGTAAAGGTGCAGCACTTAAAACTGGTTTCAATATGGCTAAAGATGCAGATGTGGTGGTAACCATTGACGCTGATGGACAGCACTATCCTGAAGAGATACCCGCCCTTATAAAGCCTATCCTGGAAGGTGAGGCAGATGTGGTTAATGGGAGCCGGTACATAAATGGAAAAGATGAAAACACTCCCCGTTATAGAAGGGTTGGTCAAAAGGTTCTGGATAAAGCCAGCAATATTAGCAGTGGATTGGACATCACCGATACCCAAAGTGGGTACCGGGCTTTTGCCAAGCATACCATACCATTATTCCGATTCCAAGATACTGGATATGGTGTGGAAAGTGAGATGCTGGTAGATGCAGCTAAAAATGATATGCGAATCGTGGAAGTAGAAATTGGCGTGCGTTACGATGTGAAAAGTTCAAGCAGACACCCTATTAGTCAGGGTATACAGGTTCTAACCCGTATAATAAGGGACGTTGAGATAAAGAAACCTTTGTACTACTTCACGATACCCGGTTTAATTATTGTGGTGGTGGGAATAATTATAAGCCTGTTTTTCATCCGTGATTATATAACTGGTAAAAGCATAACCATGGCCCCTACCCTGTTGATGATCATGTTTACCCTGGCAGGGATATTCATGACGTTTACCGGTATCATTTTAGACTCTATATCCCGACTTATAGAACGAACCATTAATAAATAA
- a CDS encoding nucleoside-diphosphate sugar epimerase, producing METQKIMVTGGSGFIGTNLVNELENRGHEVLAVDLLHNDRDNYIRADVKNYRQIERLFDNDKFDYIYHLAAEYGRWNGEEYYENLWQTNVIGTKHMIRLQEKLGFRMIFFSSAEVYGDYNGIMSENVMEDNPIKDTYQMNDYAITKWAGELMCMNSATMFDTETVRVRPVNCYGPHEHYTPYKGFIPIFIYKSLFDQPYTVYEGHKRIIDYVEDSARTFANIIDNFIPGEVYNVGGKQEWEKDIKEYSDIVLDAVGKDDSLVTYHEAEAFTTKVKTMDFTKAIQDLKHDPQVNPEEGIKKTVDWMKWYYRIE from the coding sequence ATGGAAACCCAGAAGATAATGGTCACTGGTGGTTCTGGCTTTATTGGAACCAACCTGGTTAATGAGCTAGAAAACCGTGGCCATGAGGTTTTAGCAGTAGATCTGCTTCACAATGACAGAGATAATTATATAAGGGCTGATGTGAAAAATTATCGGCAAATAGAACGATTATTTGATAATGATAAGTTTGACTACATTTATCACCTGGCTGCTGAATACGGCCGATGGAACGGTGAAGAATACTATGAAAATCTGTGGCAGACCAATGTAATTGGAACCAAACACATGATACGTCTCCAGGAAAAATTAGGGTTCAGGATGATATTTTTCTCATCAGCGGAGGTTTATGGAGACTACAACGGGATTATGAGTGAGAATGTCATGGAGGACAATCCCATAAAAGACACTTATCAGATGAATGACTACGCCATAACCAAGTGGGCCGGTGAGTTGATGTGCATGAACTCAGCTACCATGTTTGACACAGAGACTGTCCGGGTTAGACCTGTGAACTGTTACGGGCCCCACGAACATTACACCCCATACAAAGGATTCATACCCATATTCATTTATAAATCATTATTCGACCAACCTTACACTGTATATGAAGGACACAAGAGAATTATTGACTATGTGGAGGATTCTGCCCGTACCTTTGCCAATATTATAGACAATTTCATACCTGGAGAGGTTTACAATGTAGGCGGTAAACAGGAATGGGAAAAAGACATAAAAGAGTACTCAGATATTGTCCTGGATGCAGTGGGAAAGGATGATTCGCTGGTGACCTACCATGAAGCAGAGGCCTTTACCACCAAGGTTAAGACCATGGACTTCACCAAGGCTATTCAGGATCTAAAACATGATCCTCAGGTAAATCCAGAAGAAGGAATAAAGAAAACTGTAGATTGGATGAAATGGTACTACCGTATAGAGTAG
- a CDS encoding decaprenyl-phosphate phosphoribosyltransferase has translation MIKELIHSMRPKQWYKNIVIFIGLVFSLNFLNPADWLNVIAAFVIFCILSGSIYIINDIIDVEKDRNHPLKRLRPLASGKLKLSHGLSFAIIFIVLAFAGSYLINIPFFLITLTFFFLILIYSLFLKNFLIVDILVISSGFVLRAIAGCLAISVVVSPWLIICTFLIALFLALGKRRHELIIMGGDAKNHRQILGEYSSEMLEQMINITTSILVMSYSLYTFFSNNMYMMLTIPFAFYGLFRYLYLVHSKNMGGEPEMIFKDRGMVLCLIFWVIIVLLILYMDKIIQII, from the coding sequence ATGATTAAAGAATTAATTCATTCCATGCGCCCCAAGCAGTGGTACAAGAATATCGTAATATTTATTGGACTGGTATTCTCTTTAAACTTTTTAAATCCAGCAGACTGGCTAAATGTAATAGCAGCATTCGTAATATTCTGCATATTATCTGGCAGCATCTACATTATTAATGACATCATTGATGTTGAAAAAGATAGAAACCATCCTCTTAAACGTTTAAGGCCATTAGCCTCTGGAAAATTGAAACTAAGTCATGGACTATCATTTGCTATCATTTTTATTGTACTTGCATTTGCAGGATCCTACCTCATCAACATTCCCTTTTTTTTGATCACCTTGACATTTTTCTTTTTAATTCTCATCTACTCCCTGTTTCTTAAAAATTTTTTAATTGTGGATATTTTAGTGATTTCATCTGGATTTGTGCTTAGGGCCATTGCCGGGTGCCTGGCCATATCAGTAGTTGTATCACCATGGTTAATAATTTGTACATTTTTAATTGCCCTATTCCTGGCCCTGGGTAAAAGAAGGCATGAGCTGATTATAATGGGTGGTGATGCTAAAAACCACCGCCAGATATTAGGAGAATACTCATCAGAAATGCTGGAACAAATGATTAATATAACCACCAGTATCCTGGTAATGTCCTATTCACTGTACACCTTCTTTTCTAACAACATGTACATGATGTTGACCATACCCTTCGCCTTTTATGGATTATTCAGGTATCTTTACTTAGTGCACTCCAAGAATATGGGAGGAGAACCTGAAATGATATTTAAAGATAGGGGAATGGTTTTATGTCTTATATTTTGGGTGATAATAGTACTTTTAATTCTTTATATGGACAAAATAATCCAGATAATCTAA